A section of the Lutra lutra chromosome 3, mLutLut1.2, whole genome shotgun sequence genome encodes:
- the F7 gene encoding coagulation factor VII isoform X5, whose product MASQAGELALLCLLLGLQGSLATDGDQCASNPCQNGGSCEDQLQSYICFCPDSFQGRNCETNKKDLLVCVNENGGCEQYCSDRAEGGRSCRCHEGFTLQDDGVSCAPTVEYPCGKIPVLEKRNGSNPQGRIVGGRVCPKGECPWQAILTVDGALLCGGTLLDAAWVVSAAHCFETRKNWRNLTVVLGEHDLCKQEGEEQERRVARVFIPDKYVPGKTNHDIALLQLNRPVTFTDHVVPLCLPEKTFSERTLASIRFSTVSGWGQLLHRGATAVQLMAIDVPRVMTQDCQEQSRQWEGSPAVTENMFCAGYLDGSKDACQGDSGGPHATKFQGTWYLTGIVSWGEGCAAEGHFGVYTRVSRYIEWLRRLMNTNTTLQGLLRAPLP is encoded by the exons ATGGCTTCCCAGGCGGGCGAGCTggccctcctctgccttctcctgggCCTGCAGGGCTCCCTGGCCACAG ACGGGGACCAGTGCGCCTCGAACCCGTGCCAGAACGGAGGCTCCTGCGAAGACCAGCTCCAGTCCTACATCTGCTTCTGCCCTGACAGCTTCCAGGGCCGCAACTGTGAGACAA ACAAGAAGGACCTGCTGGTCTGCGTGAACGAGAACGGGGGCTGTGAGCAGTATTGCAGTGACCGTGCCGAGGGCGGGCGCTCCTGCCGCTGCCACGAGGGGTTCACGCTGCAAGACGACGGGGTGTCCTGCGCGCCCACAG TGGAATACCCGTGTGGGAAGATCCCTGTTCTGGAGAAGAGAAACGGCAGCAACCCCCAAGGCCGGATTGTGGGTGGCAGGGTGTGCCCCAAAGGGGAGTGTCCTTGGCAG GCTATCCTGACAGTGGACGGGGCGCTGCTGTGCGGGGGGACCCTACTCGACGCTGCCTGGGTGGTCTCCGCCGCGCACTGCTTCGAAACCCGGAAGAACTGGAGAAACCTGACGGTGGTCTTGG GGGAGCACGACCTCTGCAAGCAGGAGGGCGAGGAGCAGGAGCGGCGTGTGGCCCGGGTCTTCATCCCCGACAAGTACGTCCCCGGCAAGACGAACCACGACATTGCTCTGCTGCAGCTGAACAGGCCCGTGACCTTCACAGACCACGTGGTGCCCCTGTGTCTGCCCGAGAAGACCTTCTCCGAGAGGACGCTGGCCTCCATCCGCTTCTCGACCGTCAGTGGCTGGGGCCAGCTGCTGCACAGGGGCGCCACGGCCGTCCAGCTCATGGCCATCGACGTGCCCCGCGTGATGACCCAGGACTGCCAGGAGCAGTCACGCCAGTGGGAGGGCTCGCCCGCCGTCACCGAGAACATGTTCTGTGCCGGCTACCTGGACGGGAGCAAGGACGCCTGCCAGGGGGACAGTGGGGGCCCGCACGCCACCAAGTTCCAGGGCACCTGGTACCTGACGGGCATTGTCAGCTGGGGGGAGGGCTGTGCGGCCGAAGGCCACTTCGGGGTGTACACCAGGGTCTCCCGGTACATCGAGTGGTTGCGCAGGCTCATGAACACCAACACAACCCTGCAAGGCCTTCTCCGGGCCCCGCTGCCCTAG
- the F7 gene encoding coagulation factor VII isoform X4 codes for MASQAGELALLCLLLGLQGSLATVFLTQREAHGVLHRPRRANAFLEELWPGALERECLEERCSLEEAREIFQDPRRAEQFWISYTDGDQCASNPCQNGGSCEDQLQSYICFCPDSFQGRNCETNKKDLLVCVNENGGCEQYCSDRAEGGRSCRCHEGFTLQDDGVSCAPTVEYPCGKIPVLEKRNGSNPQGRIVGGRVCPKGECPWQAILTVDGALLCGGTLLDAAWVVSAAHCFETRKNWRNLTVVLGEHDLCKQEGEEQERRVARVFIPDKYVPGKTNHDIALLQLNRPVTFTDHVVPLCLPEKTFSERTLASIRFSTVSGWGQLLHRGATAVQLMAIDVPRVMTQDCQEQSRQWEGSPAVTENMFCAGYLDGSKDACQGDSGGPHATKFQGTWYLTGIVSWGEGCAAEGHFGVYTRVSRYIEWLRRLMNTNTTLQGLLRAPLP; via the exons ATGGCTTCCCAGGCGGGCGAGCTggccctcctctgccttctcctgggCCTGCAGGGCTCCCTGGCCACAG TGTTCCTCACTCAGAGGGAGGCCCACGGCGTCCTGCACAGGCCGAGGCGCGCCAACGCGTTCCTGGAGGAGCTGTGGCCCGGCGCGCTGGAGAGGGAGTGCCTCGAGGAGCGCTGCTCGCTGGAGGAGGCCCGGGAGATCTTCCAGGACCCGCGGCGCGCC GAGCAGTTCTGGATTTCTTACACCG ACGGGGACCAGTGCGCCTCGAACCCGTGCCAGAACGGAGGCTCCTGCGAAGACCAGCTCCAGTCCTACATCTGCTTCTGCCCTGACAGCTTCCAGGGCCGCAACTGTGAGACAA ACAAGAAGGACCTGCTGGTCTGCGTGAACGAGAACGGGGGCTGTGAGCAGTATTGCAGTGACCGTGCCGAGGGCGGGCGCTCCTGCCGCTGCCACGAGGGGTTCACGCTGCAAGACGACGGGGTGTCCTGCGCGCCCACAG TGGAATACCCGTGTGGGAAGATCCCTGTTCTGGAGAAGAGAAACGGCAGCAACCCCCAAGGCCGGATTGTGGGTGGCAGGGTGTGCCCCAAAGGGGAGTGTCCTTGGCAG GCTATCCTGACAGTGGACGGGGCGCTGCTGTGCGGGGGGACCCTACTCGACGCTGCCTGGGTGGTCTCCGCCGCGCACTGCTTCGAAACCCGGAAGAACTGGAGAAACCTGACGGTGGTCTTGG GGGAGCACGACCTCTGCAAGCAGGAGGGCGAGGAGCAGGAGCGGCGTGTGGCCCGGGTCTTCATCCCCGACAAGTACGTCCCCGGCAAGACGAACCACGACATTGCTCTGCTGCAGCTGAACAGGCCCGTGACCTTCACAGACCACGTGGTGCCCCTGTGTCTGCCCGAGAAGACCTTCTCCGAGAGGACGCTGGCCTCCATCCGCTTCTCGACCGTCAGTGGCTGGGGCCAGCTGCTGCACAGGGGCGCCACGGCCGTCCAGCTCATGGCCATCGACGTGCCCCGCGTGATGACCCAGGACTGCCAGGAGCAGTCACGCCAGTGGGAGGGCTCGCCCGCCGTCACCGAGAACATGTTCTGTGCCGGCTACCTGGACGGGAGCAAGGACGCCTGCCAGGGGGACAGTGGGGGCCCGCACGCCACCAAGTTCCAGGGCACCTGGTACCTGACGGGCATTGTCAGCTGGGGGGAGGGCTGTGCGGCCGAAGGCCACTTCGGGGTGTACACCAGGGTCTCCCGGTACATCGAGTGGTTGCGCAGGCTCATGAACACCAACACAACCCTGCAAGGCCTTCTCCGGGCCCCGCTGCCCTAG
- the F7 gene encoding coagulation factor VII isoform X3, with product MASQAGELALLCLLLGLQGSLATVFLTQREAHGVLHRPRRANAFLEELWPGALERECLEERCSLEEAREIFQDPRRAEQFWISYTDGDQCASNPCQNGGSCEDQLQSYICFCPDSFQGRNCETNKKDLLVCVNENGGCEQYCSDRAEGGRSCRCHEGFTLQDDGVSCAPTVEYPCGKIPVLEKRNGSNPQGRIVGGRVCPKGECPWQHTATCLAHSRASPWPSSSSPSTGRPARDSGSSHRRGKASTGEAILTVDGALLCGGTLLDAAWVVSAAHCFETRKNWRNLTVVLGEHDLCKQEGEEQERRVARVFIPDKYVPGKTNHDIALLQLNRPVTFTDHVVPLCLPEKTFSERTLASIRFSTVSGWGQLLHRGATAVQLMAIDVPRVMTQDCQEQSRQWEGSPAVTENMFCAGYLDGSKDACQGDSGGPHATKFQGTWYLTGIVSWGEGCAAEGHFGVYTRVSRYIEWLRRLMNTNTTLQGLLRAPLP from the exons ATGGCTTCCCAGGCGGGCGAGCTggccctcctctgccttctcctgggCCTGCAGGGCTCCCTGGCCACAG TGTTCCTCACTCAGAGGGAGGCCCACGGCGTCCTGCACAGGCCGAGGCGCGCCAACGCGTTCCTGGAGGAGCTGTGGCCCGGCGCGCTGGAGAGGGAGTGCCTCGAGGAGCGCTGCTCGCTGGAGGAGGCCCGGGAGATCTTCCAGGACCCGCGGCGCGCC GAGCAGTTCTGGATTTCTTACACCG ACGGGGACCAGTGCGCCTCGAACCCGTGCCAGAACGGAGGCTCCTGCGAAGACCAGCTCCAGTCCTACATCTGCTTCTGCCCTGACAGCTTCCAGGGCCGCAACTGTGAGACAA ACAAGAAGGACCTGCTGGTCTGCGTGAACGAGAACGGGGGCTGTGAGCAGTATTGCAGTGACCGTGCCGAGGGCGGGCGCTCCTGCCGCTGCCACGAGGGGTTCACGCTGCAAGACGACGGGGTGTCCTGCGCGCCCACAG TGGAATACCCGTGTGGGAAGATCCCTGTTCTGGAGAAGAGAAACGGCAGCAACCCCCAAGGCCGGATTGTGGGTGGCAGGGTGTGCCCCAAAGGGGAGTGTCCTTGGCAG CACACAGCGACCTGCCTCGCCCACAGCCGGGCCTCCCCCTGGCCCTCCAGCTCGTCCCCATCCACGGGCCGGCCAGCCAGAGACTCCGGCTCCTCCCATCGCCGTGGAAAAGCCAGCACAGGGGAG GCTATCCTGACAGTGGACGGGGCGCTGCTGTGCGGGGGGACCCTACTCGACGCTGCCTGGGTGGTCTCCGCCGCGCACTGCTTCGAAACCCGGAAGAACTGGAGAAACCTGACGGTGGTCTTGG GGGAGCACGACCTCTGCAAGCAGGAGGGCGAGGAGCAGGAGCGGCGTGTGGCCCGGGTCTTCATCCCCGACAAGTACGTCCCCGGCAAGACGAACCACGACATTGCTCTGCTGCAGCTGAACAGGCCCGTGACCTTCACAGACCACGTGGTGCCCCTGTGTCTGCCCGAGAAGACCTTCTCCGAGAGGACGCTGGCCTCCATCCGCTTCTCGACCGTCAGTGGCTGGGGCCAGCTGCTGCACAGGGGCGCCACGGCCGTCCAGCTCATGGCCATCGACGTGCCCCGCGTGATGACCCAGGACTGCCAGGAGCAGTCACGCCAGTGGGAGGGCTCGCCCGCCGTCACCGAGAACATGTTCTGTGCCGGCTACCTGGACGGGAGCAAGGACGCCTGCCAGGGGGACAGTGGGGGCCCGCACGCCACCAAGTTCCAGGGCACCTGGTACCTGACGGGCATTGTCAGCTGGGGGGAGGGCTGTGCGGCCGAAGGCCACTTCGGGGTGTACACCAGGGTCTCCCGGTACATCGAGTGGTTGCGCAGGCTCATGAACACCAACACAACCCTGCAAGGCCTTCTCCGGGCCCCGCTGCCCTAG
- the F7 gene encoding coagulation factor VII isoform X1: MRPRTRRPPPALWKLPSDFPPRSQRRLSTFPPHVRPRVRARPPTSSAERGAGRGPDAAGRRGGERGAGGERGGGGGGLRGARRSCPGSRTRGRAARRLPGSRRRGSVFLTQREAHGVLHRPRRANAFLEELWPGALERECLEERCSLEEAREIFQDPRRAEQFWISYTDGDQCASNPCQNGGSCEDQLQSYICFCPDSFQGRNCETNKKDLLVCVNENGGCEQYCSDRAEGGRSCRCHEGFTLQDDGVSCAPTVEYPCGKIPVLEKRNGSNPQGRIVGGRVCPKGECPWQHTATCLAHSRASPWPSSSSPSTGRPARDSGSSHRRGKASTGEAILTVDGALLCGGTLLDAAWVVSAAHCFETRKNWRNLTVVLGEHDLCKQEGEEQERRVARVFIPDKYVPGKTNHDIALLQLNRPVTFTDHVVPLCLPEKTFSERTLASIRFSTVSGWGQLLHRGATAVQLMAIDVPRVMTQDCQEQSRQWEGSPAVTENMFCAGYLDGSKDACQGDSGGPHATKFQGTWYLTGIVSWGEGCAAEGHFGVYTRVSRYIEWLRRLMNTNTTLQGLLRAPLP; the protein is encoded by the exons ATGCGCCCCCGCACTCGCCGCCCGCCACCCGCACTGTGGAAGCTGCCGAGCGACTTCCCGCCCCGCAGCCAGCGGCGCCTCAGCACGTTCCCGCCGCACGTGCGTCCGCGAGTCCGCGCTCGGCCGCCCACCTCGTCTGCGGAGCGCGGCGCGGGGCGCGGGCCGGACGCGGCGGGCAGACGCGGGGGCGAGCGCGGGGCCGGGGGCgagcgcggggggggggggggggggttgcgcGGCGCCCGACGCTCGTGCCCGGGCAGCCGGACTCGGGGGCGCGCCGCACGGCGGCTCCCGGGCTCACGGCGCCGCGGGTCAGTGTTCCTCACTCAGAGGGAGGCCCACGGCGTCCTGCACAGGCCGAGGCGCGCCAACGCGTTCCTGGAGGAGCTGTGGCCCGGCGCGCTGGAGAGGGAGTGCCTCGAGGAGCGCTGCTCGCTGGAGGAGGCCCGGGAGATCTTCCAGGACCCGCGGCGCGCC GAGCAGTTCTGGATTTCTTACACCG ACGGGGACCAGTGCGCCTCGAACCCGTGCCAGAACGGAGGCTCCTGCGAAGACCAGCTCCAGTCCTACATCTGCTTCTGCCCTGACAGCTTCCAGGGCCGCAACTGTGAGACAA ACAAGAAGGACCTGCTGGTCTGCGTGAACGAGAACGGGGGCTGTGAGCAGTATTGCAGTGACCGTGCCGAGGGCGGGCGCTCCTGCCGCTGCCACGAGGGGTTCACGCTGCAAGACGACGGGGTGTCCTGCGCGCCCACAG TGGAATACCCGTGTGGGAAGATCCCTGTTCTGGAGAAGAGAAACGGCAGCAACCCCCAAGGCCGGATTGTGGGTGGCAGGGTGTGCCCCAAAGGGGAGTGTCCTTGGCAG CACACAGCGACCTGCCTCGCCCACAGCCGGGCCTCCCCCTGGCCCTCCAGCTCGTCCCCATCCACGGGCCGGCCAGCCAGAGACTCCGGCTCCTCCCATCGCCGTGGAAAAGCCAGCACAGGGGAG GCTATCCTGACAGTGGACGGGGCGCTGCTGTGCGGGGGGACCCTACTCGACGCTGCCTGGGTGGTCTCCGCCGCGCACTGCTTCGAAACCCGGAAGAACTGGAGAAACCTGACGGTGGTCTTGG GGGAGCACGACCTCTGCAAGCAGGAGGGCGAGGAGCAGGAGCGGCGTGTGGCCCGGGTCTTCATCCCCGACAAGTACGTCCCCGGCAAGACGAACCACGACATTGCTCTGCTGCAGCTGAACAGGCCCGTGACCTTCACAGACCACGTGGTGCCCCTGTGTCTGCCCGAGAAGACCTTCTCCGAGAGGACGCTGGCCTCCATCCGCTTCTCGACCGTCAGTGGCTGGGGCCAGCTGCTGCACAGGGGCGCCACGGCCGTCCAGCTCATGGCCATCGACGTGCCCCGCGTGATGACCCAGGACTGCCAGGAGCAGTCACGCCAGTGGGAGGGCTCGCCCGCCGTCACCGAGAACATGTTCTGTGCCGGCTACCTGGACGGGAGCAAGGACGCCTGCCAGGGGGACAGTGGGGGCCCGCACGCCACCAAGTTCCAGGGCACCTGGTACCTGACGGGCATTGTCAGCTGGGGGGAGGGCTGTGCGGCCGAAGGCCACTTCGGGGTGTACACCAGGGTCTCCCGGTACATCGAGTGGTTGCGCAGGCTCATGAACACCAACACAACCCTGCAAGGCCTTCTCCGGGCCCCGCTGCCCTAG
- the F7 gene encoding coagulation factor VII isoform X2 — translation MRPRTRRPPPALWKLPSDFPPRSQRRLSTFPPHVRPRVRARPPTSSAERGAGRGPDAAGRRGGERGAGGERGGGGGGLRGARRSCPGSRTRGRAARRLPGSRRRGSVFLTQREAHGVLHRPRRANAFLEELWPGALERECLEERCSLEEAREIFQDPRRAEQFWISYTDGDQCASNPCQNGGSCEDQLQSYICFCPDSFQGRNCETNKKDLLVCVNENGGCEQYCSDRAEGGRSCRCHEGFTLQDDGVSCAPTVEYPCGKIPVLEKRNGSNPQGRIVGGRVCPKGECPWQAILTVDGALLCGGTLLDAAWVVSAAHCFETRKNWRNLTVVLGEHDLCKQEGEEQERRVARVFIPDKYVPGKTNHDIALLQLNRPVTFTDHVVPLCLPEKTFSERTLASIRFSTVSGWGQLLHRGATAVQLMAIDVPRVMTQDCQEQSRQWEGSPAVTENMFCAGYLDGSKDACQGDSGGPHATKFQGTWYLTGIVSWGEGCAAEGHFGVYTRVSRYIEWLRRLMNTNTTLQGLLRAPLP, via the exons ATGCGCCCCCGCACTCGCCGCCCGCCACCCGCACTGTGGAAGCTGCCGAGCGACTTCCCGCCCCGCAGCCAGCGGCGCCTCAGCACGTTCCCGCCGCACGTGCGTCCGCGAGTCCGCGCTCGGCCGCCCACCTCGTCTGCGGAGCGCGGCGCGGGGCGCGGGCCGGACGCGGCGGGCAGACGCGGGGGCGAGCGCGGGGCCGGGGGCgagcgcggggggggggggggggggttgcgcGGCGCCCGACGCTCGTGCCCGGGCAGCCGGACTCGGGGGCGCGCCGCACGGCGGCTCCCGGGCTCACGGCGCCGCGGGTCAGTGTTCCTCACTCAGAGGGAGGCCCACGGCGTCCTGCACAGGCCGAGGCGCGCCAACGCGTTCCTGGAGGAGCTGTGGCCCGGCGCGCTGGAGAGGGAGTGCCTCGAGGAGCGCTGCTCGCTGGAGGAGGCCCGGGAGATCTTCCAGGACCCGCGGCGCGCC GAGCAGTTCTGGATTTCTTACACCG ACGGGGACCAGTGCGCCTCGAACCCGTGCCAGAACGGAGGCTCCTGCGAAGACCAGCTCCAGTCCTACATCTGCTTCTGCCCTGACAGCTTCCAGGGCCGCAACTGTGAGACAA ACAAGAAGGACCTGCTGGTCTGCGTGAACGAGAACGGGGGCTGTGAGCAGTATTGCAGTGACCGTGCCGAGGGCGGGCGCTCCTGCCGCTGCCACGAGGGGTTCACGCTGCAAGACGACGGGGTGTCCTGCGCGCCCACAG TGGAATACCCGTGTGGGAAGATCCCTGTTCTGGAGAAGAGAAACGGCAGCAACCCCCAAGGCCGGATTGTGGGTGGCAGGGTGTGCCCCAAAGGGGAGTGTCCTTGGCAG GCTATCCTGACAGTGGACGGGGCGCTGCTGTGCGGGGGGACCCTACTCGACGCTGCCTGGGTGGTCTCCGCCGCGCACTGCTTCGAAACCCGGAAGAACTGGAGAAACCTGACGGTGGTCTTGG GGGAGCACGACCTCTGCAAGCAGGAGGGCGAGGAGCAGGAGCGGCGTGTGGCCCGGGTCTTCATCCCCGACAAGTACGTCCCCGGCAAGACGAACCACGACATTGCTCTGCTGCAGCTGAACAGGCCCGTGACCTTCACAGACCACGTGGTGCCCCTGTGTCTGCCCGAGAAGACCTTCTCCGAGAGGACGCTGGCCTCCATCCGCTTCTCGACCGTCAGTGGCTGGGGCCAGCTGCTGCACAGGGGCGCCACGGCCGTCCAGCTCATGGCCATCGACGTGCCCCGCGTGATGACCCAGGACTGCCAGGAGCAGTCACGCCAGTGGGAGGGCTCGCCCGCCGTCACCGAGAACATGTTCTGTGCCGGCTACCTGGACGGGAGCAAGGACGCCTGCCAGGGGGACAGTGGGGGCCCGCACGCCACCAAGTTCCAGGGCACCTGGTACCTGACGGGCATTGTCAGCTGGGGGGAGGGCTGTGCGGCCGAAGGCCACTTCGGGGTGTACACCAGGGTCTCCCGGTACATCGAGTGGTTGCGCAGGCTCATGAACACCAACACAACCCTGCAAGGCCTTCTCCGGGCCCCGCTGCCCTAG
- the F10 gene encoding coagulation factor X, translated as MAGPLCLVLLGASLAGVLLPGGGVFLSPERASSVLGRVRRANSFLEEMKKGNLERECMEETCSFEEAREVFEDTAKTTEFWNKYSDGDQCESSPCQNEGQCKDGLGEYTCACLEGYEGKNCELSMRKLCSVDNGDCEQFCREEQSSVVCSCASGYVLADNGKSCVSTEPFPCGKTTTGRSKRSMEIAHSGQGPSEAEAGMQEQYDPGDLPATQSTLLLLPFNETDRSPAEDSSDLVRIVGGQDCKDGECPWQALLINEENEGFCGGTILSEYYVLTAAHCLQQAKKFTVRVGERDTDKEEGNEVAHEVEMVIRHNRFVRETYDFDIAVIRLRTPITFRMNVAPACLPQKDWAESTLMTQKTGIVSGFGKTHEKGRPSSTLKMMEVPYVDRNTCKLSSSFSITQNMFCAGYDSKPEDACQGDSGGPHVTRFRDTYFVTGIVSWGEGCARKGKYGVYTKVTNFLKWIDRSMKAKSTAPAPTGDPAPH; from the exons ATGGCGGGCCCACTGTGTCTTGTTCTGCTTGGCGCCTCCCTGGCAGGTGTCCTGCTCCCCGGGGGCGGCG TGTTCCTCAGCCCGGAGCGAGCCAGCAGCGTCCTGGGGCGTGTCCGCAGGGCAAACTCGTTTTtggaagagatgaagaaagggaaCCTGGAAAGAGAGTGCATGGAGGAGACGTGCTCCTTCGAGGAGGCCCGAGAAGTCTTCGAGGACACCGCCAAGACG ACTGAATTCTGGAATAAATACTCAG ATGGTGACCAGTGTGAGAGCAGTCCTTGCCAGAATGAGGGCCAGTGCAAAGACGGCCTCGGCGAGTACACGTGCGCCTGCTTGGAAGGATACGAAGGCAAAAACTGCGAACTGT CCATGCGGAAACTGTGCAGTGTGGACAACGGCGACTGTGAGCAGTtctgcagggaggagcagagctcCGTGGTGTGCTCCTGCGCCAGCGGCTACGTCCTCGCGGACAACGGCAAGTCCTGCGTCTCCACAG AGCCTTTCCCCTGTGGCAAAACCACGACGGGACGCAGTAAAAGGTCCATGGAGATCGCCCACAGTGGCCAAGGTCCCTCAGAGGCCGAGGCCGGCATGCAGGAACAGTACGACCCCGGGGACCTGCCTGCCACCCAGAGCACCCTGTTGCTGCTGCCGTTCAACGAGACAGACCGCAGCCCCGCGGAGGACTCGAGCGACCTGGTCCGGATCGTGGGCGGGCAGGACTGCAAAGACGGCGAATGCCCCTGGCAG GCTCTGCTCATCAACGAGGAGAACGAGGGCTTCTGCGGAGGCACCATCCTGAGCGAGTACTACGTCCTCACGGCGGCTCACTGTCTCCAACAGGCCAAGAAGTTCACGGTGAGGGTAG GTGAACGGGACACGGACAAGGAGGAAGGCAACGAGGTCGCACACGAGGTGGAGATGGTCATCAGGCACAACCGCTTCGTCAGGGAGACCTACGATTTCGACATCGCCGTCATCAGGCTGAGGACGCCCATCACCTTCCGCATGAATGTGGCGCCCGCCTGCCTGCCCCAGAAGGACTGGGCCGAGTCCACGCTCATGACGCAGAAGACGGGCATCGTCAGCGGCTTCGGGAAGACCCACGAGAAGGGCCGCCCGTCCAGCACCCTCAAGATGATGGAGGTGCCATACGTGGACAGGAACACGTGCAAGCTGTCCAGCAGCTTCAGCATCACCCAGAACATGTTCTGCGCCGGCTACGACTCGAAGCCCGAGGACGCCTGCCAGGGGGACAGCGGGGGCCCCCACGTCACCCGGTTCAGGGACACCTACTTCGTCACTGGCATTGTCAGCTGGGGAGAAGGATGTGCACGCAAAGGGAAGTACGGGGTCTACACCAAGGTCACCAACTTCCTCAAGTGGATCGACAGATCCATGAAAGCCAAGTCCACGGCCCCGGCGCCCACGGGGGACCCTGCCCCTCATTAA